A window of Aurantibacillus circumpalustris genomic DNA:
AGTTTCTTTCTTTACACTTAATATAAAAGTATCAAATCAACAAAATTAAAAATTTATAATTATGGAAAAATATTCTATTGAAGGCACACCAAAAACACCAAGCATTAACTTTGACTTGAATGGTGGGGTTCTAGAAGTAAAAGGGCGTTCAATTCCAGAAAATTCGATTGAATTTTACAAGCCTTTGGTTGATGCATTAGACAAGTATGCTAGCGCTGCAAAGCCTGCAACTACTGTTAATGTTCAATTGGAATATTTTAACACCTCCTCTTCAAAATGTATTCTTGATGTTTTCAAAAAATTAGAAGGTATTAATAAAGGTGGAAGTGCTGTTACTATTAATTGGCATTATGAGGAAGATGATGAAGATATGTTGGAAGCTGGTGAAGACTATCAAGCCATTATAAATGTGCCATTCAAAATGATTATGGTTAACGAATAAAAATTTATTTTTCATATTTAAACCCTGCCTTTTGGCGGGGTTTTTTTATTATATTTGTCTCCCTTTTAAAAGTAAAAACATGTCAACCAAAATATCAGAATTATTAGGCTCTAATGCCGATAACTTATTAAATCATACTTGTAAAACAATTTCAAAAGACCTAATTCATTTGCCGGGCAACGACTTTGTAGATCGCATGTTTGCGCCTTCTAACCGCAATCCGCAGGTATTAAGAAGTTTAAATCAATTATATAATACAGGAAGATTAGCTGGTACAGGTTACATGAGTATTTTACCAGTTGATCAAGGAATAGAGCATAGTGCAGGAGCAAGCTTTGCTCCAAACCCACTTTATTTTGATAGCGAAAATATTGTTAAACTTGCTTTAGAAGGTGGTTGTAATGCAGTTGCATCTACTTTTGGAGTACTAGGATCTGTGGCAAGAAAGTATGCGCATAAAATCCCTTTTATTGTGAAAATTAATCACAACGAATTTCTTTCTTATCCAAACAAATTTGATCAAATTATGTTTGGTTCTGTTGAAGATGCCTGGAATATGGGTGCTGTTGCGATAGGAGCGACAATTTATTTTGGTTCACCTGAATCTGGAAGACAAATTGTTGAAGTAGCGCAAGCTTTTGATCGCGCCCATGAACTAGGAATGGCAACAATACTTTGGTGTTATACACGTAACAATGCCTTTAAAAAAGATGGAGTTGATTACCATACTGCGGCAGACTTATCTTCTCAAGCAAATCATTTAGGAGTAACTATACAAGCAGATATTATTAAACAAAAGCTTTCAGATAAAAATGGTGGTTACACAGCACTAAATTTTGGTAAAACTCACCCAAAAGTATATTCAGAATTAACAACCGATCACCCTATTGATCTTTGCCGTTATCAAGTAGCCAACTGCTACATGGGACGCATGGGATTAATTAATAGTGGCGGTGAAAGTAAAGGTGCAAGCGATCTTGCAGAAGCTGTAACAACAGCAGTAATTAATAAGCGTGCCGGTGGACAGGGGTTGATAAGTGGACGAAAAGCTTTTCAAAAACCAGTTAAAGAAGGCGTAACTTTACTAAATACAATTCAAGACGTTTACTTAGATAAGAAAATTACAATAGCTTAAGAAATGTTAATCCGACAGCTATCGGATGAGAAATTATAAATGTTGAATCAAAACATTTATAATTTACAATTTATAATTTATAATTTCAAAGATGGGTTGGTTTAAAAGACTTAAAGAAGGTATAACAACATCTACCAAAGAGAAGAAGGAAACACCAGAAGGCCTTTGGTATAAATGCCCTTCTTGTAAAAAAATTCACACAGTTCAAGATCATACAGCAAATAAATATGTTTGTTCTGATTGTGGATACCACGAAAAAATAGGAAGTAAAGAATATTTCGAGGTTATTTTCGACGATAATCAATTCACTGAGCTTAACGAAAATCTAGTAAGTGGCGATCCCCTTGATTTTTCAGACACTAAAAAATACACGGATAGGTTAACTGACACAATCAGAAAAACAAATTTAAAAGATGCTCTTCGTAGTGCATATGGTAAAGTAAATGGTCAGGATTTGGTTATTTGCTGTATGGATTTCGGTTTTATAGGAGGTAGCATGGGTAGTGTAGTTGGAGAAAAAATTTCGAGATCAATAGACTACTGTATAAAAACAAAAACACCCTTGCTCATTATTTCAAAAAGCGGTGGTGCACGAATGATGGAAGCTGCCTTCTCACTTATGCAAATGGCAAAAACATCCGCTAAATTAAGTCAATTAGCACAGCATAAAATACCTTACATTTCTTTATTAACTGATCCAACAACGGGTGGTGTAACTGCGAGCTATGCCATGTTAGGCGATCTTAATATAGCTGAACCAGGCTCTCTTATTGGATTTGCCGGACCGCGTGTCGTTAAAGAAACAATTGGCAAAGATCTCCCGAAAGGCTTTCAAACTGCTGAGTTTGTGCTTGAACACGGTTTTTTAGACAAAATTATTTCTCGCGGAGAACTCAAAGAAAAGCTTTCGGCTCTTCTTAAAATGTTCAAAGACTAACAACTATTTCCGGTTTTTAGTTAATTTATTGAATTTCAATAAGGTAGATCTATTTATTTACCCAACTTTTGCTTATCTTTATTCGTATAAGTTTAAAGATACTAAGTAATTATGGATATTCAGCCTAAACTCATTGCATTGTGCATTAAGCAGGACCGAAAGGCTGAGTATGAGCTGTATAAAATTACCTATAGTTATTTAATGAGTATTTGTATGCGTTATTCTAGAGACAAAGATATTGCCTCTGAATCGCTAAATATGGGCTTCCTTAAAATATTAAAAAATCTAACAAGTTATAAACCTGAAGTTCCTTTCAAATCATGGATTCGCCGGGTAATGGTGAATACACTTATTGATGAGTATAGAAAGAATAAAAAAGAACGTGAAAGAATAACCTACGTTGAGAATTATTACGATAACTCTGATTTTTCAGATGTAAACGAAGCCTTAAGTCGAATAAATTATAAGCAGATTTTAGTACAAATTAATCTGTTACCAGAGGCTACAAAAAAAGTATTTAATCTATTTGCTATTGATGGTTATTCGCATAAGGAGATAGGTGAAATGCTTGGTATTAGTGAGGGAACCTCGAAATGGCACTTAAATGCTGCGA
This region includes:
- a CDS encoding DUF1987 domain-containing protein, yielding MEKYSIEGTPKTPSINFDLNGGVLEVKGRSIPENSIEFYKPLVDALDKYASAAKPATTVNVQLEYFNTSSSKCILDVFKKLEGINKGGSAVTINWHYEEDDEDMLEAGEDYQAIINVPFKMIMVNE
- a CDS encoding class I fructose-bisphosphate aldolase, which produces MSTKISELLGSNADNLLNHTCKTISKDLIHLPGNDFVDRMFAPSNRNPQVLRSLNQLYNTGRLAGTGYMSILPVDQGIEHSAGASFAPNPLYFDSENIVKLALEGGCNAVASTFGVLGSVARKYAHKIPFIVKINHNEFLSYPNKFDQIMFGSVEDAWNMGAVAIGATIYFGSPESGRQIVEVAQAFDRAHELGMATILWCYTRNNAFKKDGVDYHTAADLSSQANHLGVTIQADIIKQKLSDKNGGYTALNFGKTHPKVYSELTTDHPIDLCRYQVANCYMGRMGLINSGGESKGASDLAEAVTTAVINKRAGGQGLISGRKAFQKPVKEGVTLLNTIQDVYLDKKITIA
- the accD gene encoding acetyl-CoA carboxylase, carboxyltransferase subunit beta, which encodes MGWFKRLKEGITTSTKEKKETPEGLWYKCPSCKKIHTVQDHTANKYVCSDCGYHEKIGSKEYFEVIFDDNQFTELNENLVSGDPLDFSDTKKYTDRLTDTIRKTNLKDALRSAYGKVNGQDLVICCMDFGFIGGSMGSVVGEKISRSIDYCIKTKTPLLIISKSGGARMMEAAFSLMQMAKTSAKLSQLAQHKIPYISLLTDPTTGGVTASYAMLGDLNIAEPGSLIGFAGPRVVKETIGKDLPKGFQTAEFVLEHGFLDKIISRGELKEKLSALLKMFKD
- a CDS encoding RNA polymerase sigma factor; translated protein: MDIQPKLIALCIKQDRKAEYELYKITYSYLMSICMRYSRDKDIASESLNMGFLKILKNLTSYKPEVPFKSWIRRVMVNTLIDEYRKNKKERERITYVENYYDNSDFSDVNEALSRINYKQILVQINLLPEATKKVFNLFAIDGYSHKEIGEMLGISEGTSKWHLNAARQKLKEYIENSVLTRI